In Desulfovibrio sp. 86, the following proteins share a genomic window:
- a CDS encoding C-GCAxxG-C-C family protein, producing MTMGTQERILEMVHHCYWDNNANCAQTTLHCLEQLTGLSVHPSLYQATVGCHGAAGHGGQCGLIEGATLFLGLYCAAMGKSAEETEEICARYALVFNRSFGSMACSDLRPGGFRADDPPHLCERFTVRAVTCLHDFVSRLR from the coding sequence ATGACAATGGGCACTCAGGAACGCATCCTTGAAATGGTACACCACTGCTACTGGGACAATAATGCCAACTGCGCCCAGACGACCCTGCATTGCCTTGAGCAGTTGACGGGGCTGTCTGTACACCCCTCGCTGTATCAGGCCACTGTGGGCTGCCACGGGGCAGCGGGCCATGGCGGGCAATGCGGTCTGATCGAAGGAGCGACGCTCTTTCTTGGACTGTACTGCGCCGCCATGGGCAAAAGCGCTGAAGAGACGGAAGAAATATGCGCTCGCTATGCTTTGGTCTTCAACCGGAGTTTCGGCAGCATGGCGTGCAGTGATCTTCGACCCGGCGGTTTTCGTGCCGATGATCCGCCCCATCTGTGCGAGCGCTTTACCGTGCGGGCTGTGACCTGTCTGCACGATTTCGTCTCTCGCCTGAGGTAG
- the rpmE gene encoding 50S ribosomal protein L31: protein MKKDIHPKVFNATITCACGNEESVLSTKGEHVNVEVCSACHPFYTGKQRFLDTAGRIDRFRKKYAKFDSK from the coding sequence ATGAAAAAAGATATTCATCCCAAAGTGTTCAATGCCACCATCACCTGCGCTTGCGGCAACGAAGAAAGCGTGCTCTCCACCAAGGGCGAACATGTGAACGTGGAAGTGTGCTCCGCTTGCCATCCCTTTTACACCGGCAAGCAGCGCTTCCTTGACACGGCTGGCCGTATTGACCGCTTCCGTAAAAAGTACGCCAAGTTTGATTCCAAATAG
- the dsrB gene encoding dissimilatory-type sulfite reductase subunit beta, translating into MAFISSGYNPAKPMEGRITDIGPHKYDEYFPPIIKNNFGKWLYHEILEPGVLVHVAESGDKCYTVRVGGTRTMSITHIRELCDIADKYCGGSLRWTTRNNIEFMVDSEAGMKALRDDLNSRKFDGGSFKFPVGGTGAGISNMVHTQGWVHCHTPATDASGPVKAVMDAVFEDFKTMRMPAPVRIALACCINMCGAVHCSDIGLVGIHRKPPMIDHEWADQLCEIPLAVSACPTAAVRPTKVELDGKKVNSIAIKEDRCMYCGNCYTMCPALPISDGEGDGVAIMVGGKVSNRISMPKFSKVVVGYIPNEPPRWPSLTKTVKHIVEVYAANANKYERLGDWAERIGWESFFKMTGLEFTHHLIDDFRDPAYYTWRQSTQFKF; encoded by the coding sequence ATGGCTTTTATTTCTTCCGGGTACAATCCCGCCAAACCGATGGAAGGCCGTATCACCGACATCGGCCCCCACAAGTATGACGAATACTTCCCGCCGATTATCAAAAATAACTTCGGCAAGTGGTTGTATCATGAAATCCTTGAGCCCGGCGTGCTCGTGCACGTGGCTGAAAGCGGCGACAAGTGCTACACTGTCCGCGTAGGCGGCACCCGCACCATGTCCATCACGCACATCCGCGAACTGTGCGACATCGCCGACAAGTACTGCGGTGGCAGCCTGCGCTGGACCACCCGTAACAACATTGAGTTCATGGTGGACAGCGAAGCGGGCATGAAGGCCCTGCGCGACGACCTGAACAGCCGCAAGTTTGACGGCGGTTCGTTCAAGTTCCCCGTGGGCGGCACCGGCGCTGGCATCAGCAACATGGTGCACACCCAGGGCTGGGTGCACTGCCACACGCCTGCCACCGACGCCTCCGGCCCGGTCAAGGCCGTGATGGACGCCGTGTTTGAAGACTTCAAGACCATGCGTATGCCCGCCCCTGTGCGCATCGCCCTGGCTTGCTGCATCAACATGTGCGGTGCCGTGCACTGCTCCGACATCGGCCTTGTGGGCATCCACCGCAAGCCCCCCATGATCGACCACGAATGGGCTGACCAGCTGTGCGAAATTCCCCTGGCCGTGTCCGCTTGCCCCACTGCCGCCGTGCGTCCCACCAAGGTGGAGCTTGACGGCAAGAAGGTGAACTCCATCGCCATCAAGGAAGACCGCTGCATGTACTGCGGTAACTGCTACACCATGTGCCCCGCGCTGCCCATTTCGGACGGCGAGGGCGACGGCGTTGCCATCATGGTTGGCGGCAAGGTTTCCAACCGCATCAGCATGCCCAAGTTCTCCAAGGTCGTTGTGGGGTACATCCCCAACGAACCGCCCCGTTGGCCTTCGCTGACCAAGACCGTGAAGCACATCGTTGAAGTGTACGCGGCCAACGCCAACAAGTATGAACGCCTGGGCGACTGGGCCGAACGCATCGGTTGGGAAAGCTTCTTCAAGATGACCGGCCTTGAGTTCACCCACCACCTTATTGATGACTTCCGTGATCCCGCCTACTACACCTGGCGTCAGAGCACGCAGTTCAAGTTCTAG
- the serS gene encoding serine--tRNA ligase — protein MIDLKLVQRQPEVLAKALADRHSDLSVDAFLELDGKRRTLLTEIEGLKSKRNEASGQVAALKRSGQDATELLAELSTLSDRIKNLEGETVQAKADVESWLMRVPNIPDCSVPLGANENENVEVSRWGSPRQFDFEVREHGDIGVALGGLDFERAARLTGSRFVVSLGWGARLERALAAFFLDRHTIHGDYTEVSPPYMVNRATMTGTAQLPKFEEDLFKLQDWDYFLIPTAEVPLTNLHAGEVLDEADLPRAYCAATPCFRSEAGSAGKDTRGIIRMHQFTKVEMVRFAHPEDSFNQLELMRGHACALLELLELPYRVITLCTGDMGFSSAKTYDVEVWMPAQKTYREISSCSNCTDFQARRADIRFKPKGGKATFVHTLNGSGLPTGRTTAAILENCQQKDGSVVLPKALVPYMNGLEVIEPR, from the coding sequence ATGATCGATCTCAAACTGGTGCAGAGGCAGCCCGAAGTATTGGCCAAGGCTCTGGCCGACCGTCATTCGGATCTCAGTGTGGACGCGTTTCTTGAGCTGGACGGCAAACGCCGCACCCTGCTCACTGAAATCGAAGGGCTCAAGAGCAAACGCAATGAGGCTTCCGGACAGGTGGCGGCCCTCAAGCGCTCTGGGCAGGATGCCACGGAACTGCTTGCCGAGCTCTCCACCCTGTCTGACCGCATCAAGAATCTTGAAGGCGAAACAGTGCAGGCCAAGGCCGATGTGGAAAGCTGGCTCATGCGCGTGCCCAACATTCCTGACTGCTCCGTGCCCCTGGGCGCCAACGAGAATGAAAATGTCGAGGTAAGCCGCTGGGGCAGCCCGCGTCAGTTCGACTTTGAGGTGCGCGAGCACGGCGACATCGGCGTTGCCCTCGGCGGTCTGGACTTTGAGCGCGCCGCGCGCCTGACAGGCAGCCGCTTTGTGGTGTCCCTGGGTTGGGGAGCCCGCCTTGAGCGCGCTCTGGCCGCCTTTTTTCTCGACAGGCACACCATCCACGGCGACTATACCGAGGTGAGCCCGCCCTATATGGTCAACCGCGCCACCATGACGGGCACGGCCCAGTTGCCCAAGTTCGAGGAAGACCTGTTCAAGCTGCAGGACTGGGACTATTTTCTCATTCCCACAGCCGAAGTGCCGCTGACCAACCTGCACGCCGGCGAAGTGCTGGACGAGGCCGACCTGCCCCGCGCCTACTGCGCGGCCACCCCCTGCTTCCGCTCCGAAGCGGGCAGCGCTGGCAAGGACACGCGCGGCATCATACGCATGCACCAGTTCACCAAGGTGGAGATGGTGCGCTTTGCCCATCCCGAAGACAGCTTCAACCAGCTTGAACTCATGCGCGGCCACGCCTGCGCCCTGCTGGAACTGCTGGAACTGCCCTACCGCGTCATCACCCTGTGCACCGGCGACATGGGCTTTTCCTCCGCCAAGACCTATGATGTGGAAGTGTGGATGCCCGCGCAGAAAACCTACAGGGAAATATCGTCCTGCTCCAACTGCACCGATTTTCAGGCGCGCCGGGCAGACATCCGCTTCAAGCCCAAGGGCGGCAAGGCCACCTTTGTCCATACCCTCAACGGCTCCGGCCTGCCCACAGGCCGCACCACCGCCGCCATTCTGGAAAACTGCCAGCAAAAAGACGGCAGCGTCGTTTTGCCCAAGGCGCTGGTTCCCTACATGAACGGCCTTGAGGTTATCGAACCGCGCTAG
- a CDS encoding TlyA family RNA methyltransferase: MAKNPRQRADQLVFEQGLATSREQARRLIMAGKVVLALNIPGAPPQLVPKPGHPYPSDTAFALLEPEPYVSRGAYKLITILDQFKLDVTGFVCLDAGASTGGFTDCLLQRGAARVYAVDVGRNQLHEKLRSDPRVINLEGVNLRHAEADLIPEQVDMVVADVSFISLTLVLPACMTWLKPGGLVATLIKPQFELGPGETVKGVVRDEEARQRAVKKILAFSEANLNLRCRGVLPAAIKGPKGNQEYMALFERNTPAESPA, translated from the coding sequence ATGGCAAAAAACCCACGTCAACGCGCAGACCAGCTTGTTTTTGAACAGGGGCTGGCAACCAGCCGCGAGCAGGCCCGCCGTCTTATCATGGCTGGCAAGGTCGTGCTCGCGCTGAACATTCCCGGCGCTCCGCCACAGCTTGTGCCCAAGCCGGGGCATCCCTATCCCTCGGACACGGCCTTTGCCCTGCTGGAACCGGAACCCTACGTCAGCCGTGGAGCCTACAAGCTGATCACCATCCTTGACCAGTTCAAGCTGGACGTGACGGGCTTCGTCTGCCTGGACGCCGGGGCCTCCACCGGGGGCTTCACCGACTGCCTGCTGCAACGTGGGGCCGCCCGCGTATACGCTGTGGACGTGGGCCGCAACCAGCTGCACGAAAAACTGCGCAGCGATCCCCGCGTCATCAACCTTGAAGGCGTCAACCTGCGCCACGCCGAGGCCGACCTCATCCCCGAACAGGTGGACATGGTGGTGGCGGACGTTTCCTTCATATCGCTCACCCTGGTGCTGCCCGCCTGCATGACCTGGCTCAAACCCGGCGGGTTGGTGGCCACCCTTATCAAGCCGCAGTTCGAACTTGGCCCTGGCGAAACCGTCAAGGGCGTGGTGCGGGACGAAGAAGCCCGGCAACGGGCGGTCAAAAAAATTCTGGCCTTCAGCGAGGCCAACCTCAACCTGCGCTGCCGTGGCGTGCTGCCCGCCGCCATCAAGGGGCCCAAGGGCAATCAGGAATATATGGCGCTCTTTGAACGCAACACGCCAGCCGAGAGCCCGGCGTAG
- a CDS encoding DUF1385 domain-containing protein, whose protein sequence is MEGVMMRNGDAYGLAVRQADGAIVARRLPWFSLLRHPWLKKPFMRGFPVLLETLVNGIRALNRSVEVVAQGQEEEITGWHLVATMAAALLMAIGLFVVVPHLLSLGMLWLNLGGDVEGLTFHLWDGFFKCCIFMGYIKIISYVPDIRRVFQYHGAEHKTIHAFESGEEVNAANAARMSRLHPRCGTTFLLFVICISIILHAVLVPMLLALYTPQSAVAKHALTLFFKLLLMVPISALAYELIRYAARLPEGPLARVLQAPGLSLQKLTTYEPDESQLEVAVVALAEALGPEAGERVRTVPYTAQ, encoded by the coding sequence ATGGAAGGCGTCATGATGCGCAATGGCGATGCCTACGGTCTTGCCGTACGCCAGGCTGACGGGGCCATTGTCGCCCGCCGTCTGCCCTGGTTTTCGCTGTTGCGTCATCCCTGGCTGAAAAAGCCCTTCATGCGCGGGTTCCCCGTGCTGCTGGAAACGCTCGTCAACGGCATCAGGGCGCTGAACCGCTCGGTTGAGGTCGTGGCTCAAGGGCAGGAAGAAGAAATCACCGGCTGGCACCTGGTTGCGACCATGGCGGCAGCCCTGCTCATGGCCATTGGCCTTTTTGTGGTCGTGCCGCACCTGCTGTCGCTGGGCATGCTCTGGCTGAACCTGGGCGGTGATGTGGAAGGGCTGACCTTTCACCTCTGGGACGGCTTTTTCAAGTGCTGCATCTTTATGGGTTACATAAAGATAATCTCGTACGTGCCCGACATCAGACGCGTTTTTCAGTATCACGGGGCAGAGCACAAGACCATCCACGCCTTTGAATCCGGTGAGGAAGTCAACGCGGCCAACGCCGCGCGCATGAGCCGTCTGCACCCCCGTTGCGGCACCACGTTTTTGCTCTTTGTCATCTGCATATCCATTATTCTGCATGCGGTACTGGTGCCCATGCTGCTGGCCCTGTACACGCCGCAGAGCGCCGTGGCCAAGCACGCCCTGACCCTGTTTTTCAAGCTGCTGCTGATGGTGCCCATCAGCGCGCTGGCATACGAGCTTATCCGCTATGCGGCGCGCCTGCCCGAAGGGCCGCTTGCCAGAGTGCTGCAAGCGCCGGGCCTGTCGCTGCAAAAGCTGACCACCTACGAGCCGGACGAAAGCCAGCTTGAAGTGGCGGTAGTGGCCCTGGCCGAAGCGCTGGGGCCCGAAGCCGGGGAGCGGGTGCGCACGGTGCCCTATACCGCGCAGTAA
- a CDS encoding putative quinol monooxygenase, whose product MSEIRIVAELEVLPQHREELMPVLQALVDGSRGEAGNIAYELTEDLSNVCHFFVIETWASQQAIDEHNATPHFRAFVGFVEGKLKGMAVTLLKKVF is encoded by the coding sequence ATGAGTGAGATACGCATTGTGGCCGAACTGGAAGTGCTGCCGCAGCACAGGGAAGAACTTATGCCCGTGTTGCAGGCGCTGGTGGACGGCAGCAGGGGCGAAGCGGGCAATATTGCCTATGAACTGACCGAAGACCTTTCCAATGTCTGCCACTTTTTCGTCATCGAAACCTGGGCCTCGCAGCAGGCCATAGACGAACATAACGCCACGCCGCACTTCAGGGCCTTTGTGGGCTTTGTGGAAGGCAAGCTCAAGGGCATGGCCGTGACCCTGCTCAAGAAGGTGTTTTAG
- a CDS encoding septal ring lytic transglycosylase RlpA family protein, whose translation MTPALRALRNCLILALCALLLAGCGSRGSWRKGGITGTKPYTVRGKTYYPLKSAHGFVEEGEASWYGPGFHGKTTANGERYNQYAMTAAHKLLPLGTKVRVTHMSNGRSIIVRINDRGPFVGDRVIDLSRAAASQLNIIGPGTGRVRIQSLGGVPQMRSDGDIDGAYFVQVGAFANKDNADRLTNDLARSGHKSRVHFGSNGMWNVQVGPWSDSFGAQKQLEVFSILYPGAFVVGD comes from the coding sequence ATGACCCCTGCCCTCCGCGCCTTGCGGAACTGCCTTATACTCGCGCTCTGCGCCCTGCTGCTGGCCGGGTGCGGCTCCAGGGGCTCCTGGCGCAAGGGCGGCATCACCGGCACCAAACCCTATACGGTTCGCGGCAAAACCTACTACCCTCTCAAATCCGCCCACGGATTTGTCGAAGAGGGCGAAGCCTCGTGGTACGGACCGGGCTTTCACGGCAAAACCACGGCCAACGGCGAGCGCTACAACCAGTATGCCATGACGGCGGCCCACAAGCTGCTGCCCCTGGGCACCAAGGTGCGCGTCACCCACATGAGCAACGGCCGCAGCATTATTGTGCGCATCAATGACCGAGGGCCTTTTGTGGGCGACCGCGTCATTGACCTTTCGCGCGCCGCCGCTTCCCAGCTCAATATTATCGGCCCCGGCACGGGTCGCGTGCGCATTCAGAGCCTTGGGGGCGTCCCGCAGATGCGCAGCGACGGCGACATTGACGGAGCCTACTTTGTGCAGGTGGGGGCTTTTGCCAACAAGGACAACGCCGACAGGCTCACCAACGATCTGGCCAGGTCGGGACACAAGAGCCGCGTACACTTTGGCAGCAACGGCATGTGGAACGTGCAGGTGGGGCCGTGGTCCGACTCCTTCGGCGCGCAAAAGCAGCTTGAAGTCTTCTCCATTCTTTATCCTGGCGCCTTTGTGGTCGGGGATTAG
- a CDS encoding L-serine ammonia-lyase, with translation MLSVFDLFKIGIGPSSSHTVGPMVAGKAFAGELALLGLLPCIGRVTVDLFGSLALTGEGHGTTGAILGGLEGEEPASVDTAHLAQRTAELKNNADLTLICAHTIPFDYARDMRLHKGMFLPRHSNAMRLTAYAADGTEVYTRTYYSIGGGFIRTDADFDVEAETWPAPPYPYKTAGELFAICEREGKTVAQIVMTNESFWHTAAEVRRRAQAVMDVMRDSVERGCYTDGVLPGGYNVRRRAPNLLRKVSALQAQGRRDLSLWPTLYAFAVAEENASGGRVVTAPTNGAAGVVPAVLTYYQNFYPHATEEGALDFLLTAGAIGLFYKTNASISGAEVGCQGEVGVACSMAAGAYCAVTGGNVKQVEVAAEIGMEHNLGLTCDPVGGLVQIPCIERNGVAAERAVNCAQLSRLEDGRQRVISLDAIIEVMYRTGLDLQSRYKETSLGGLAQAVAEGLERKKHMDNA, from the coding sequence ATGCTCAGTGTTTTTGACCTGTTCAAGATCGGCATCGGACCGTCCAGTTCGCACACGGTAGGCCCAATGGTGGCGGGCAAGGCTTTTGCCGGCGAATTGGCGCTTTTGGGGCTGTTGCCCTGTATCGGGCGCGTTACCGTTGATCTTTTTGGTTCTCTGGCGCTCACCGGCGAAGGGCACGGCACCACCGGGGCCATTTTGGGCGGGCTGGAAGGTGAGGAACCCGCCTCGGTGGACACGGCGCATCTGGCGCAGCGCACGGCGGAACTCAAGAATAACGCCGACCTGACCCTCATCTGCGCGCATACGATTCCCTTTGACTACGCGCGCGACATGCGCCTGCACAAGGGCATGTTCCTGCCGCGCCATTCCAACGCCATGCGGCTCACGGCCTATGCCGCCGACGGCACCGAGGTCTATACCCGCACCTATTATTCCATCGGCGGCGGCTTTATTCGCACGGACGCGGACTTTGACGTCGAAGCCGAAACCTGGCCCGCGCCCCCCTATCCCTACAAGACGGCTGGCGAGCTGTTTGCCATTTGCGAGCGCGAAGGCAAAACCGTGGCCCAGATCGTCATGACCAATGAAAGTTTCTGGCATACGGCCGCAGAGGTGCGCCGCCGCGCCCAGGCCGTCATGGATGTCATGCGGGATTCTGTTGAACGCGGCTGCTACACTGACGGCGTGCTACCGGGCGGCTATAACGTGCGGCGTCGCGCGCCCAACCTGCTGCGCAAGGTCAGCGCCCTCCAGGCCCAGGGCCGCCGCGACCTGAGCCTGTGGCCGACGCTGTACGCCTTTGCCGTGGCGGAAGAAAACGCCTCCGGCGGGCGGGTGGTCACGGCCCCCACCAACGGGGCGGCCGGTGTCGTGCCCGCTGTGCTGACCTATTACCAGAACTTCTACCCCCATGCCACGGAAGAAGGCGCGCTTGATTTTCTGCTCACAGCCGGAGCCATCGGCCTTTTTTACAAGACCAACGCCTCCATCTCCGGGGCGGAGGTCGGCTGCCAGGGCGAGGTTGGCGTGGCCTGCTCAATGGCGGCGGGAGCCTACTGCGCCGTGACGGGCGGCAACGTGAAGCAGGTGGAAGTGGCTGCGGAAATAGGCATGGAACACAATCTCGGCCTTACCTGCGACCCCGTCGGCGGCCTGGTGCAGATACCCTGCATCGAGCGCAACGGGGTCGCGGCGGAGCGCGCGGTCAACTGCGCGCAGCTTTCACGCCTTGAAGACGGGCGGCAGCGGGTCATCTCGCTGGACGCCATCATTGAGGTCATGTACCGCACCGGACTTGATTTGCAGTCCCGCTACAAGGAAACGTCCCTGGGCGGACTGGCCCAGGCCGTGGCCGAAGGCCTTGAGCGCAAGAAACACATGGATAACGCCTGA
- the dsrA gene encoding dissimilatory-type sulfite reductase subunit alpha produces the protein MAKHATPLLDQLESGPWPSFVSDIKQEAAVRAKNPRGIDYQIPVDCPEDLLGVLELSYNEKETHWKHGGIVGVFGYGGGVIGRYCDQPEMFPGVAHFHTMRVAQPAGKFYNTKFLRDLCDIWDLRGSGLTNMHGSTGDIVLLGTQTAQLEEIFFELTHNMNVDLGGSGSNLRTPEACLGQSRCEYACYNTQDMCYQLTMDYQDELHRPAFPYKFKFKFDGCPNGCVCAMARSDFAVVGTWKDDIKIDQEAVKAYVAGEFAPNAGAHSGRDWGKFDLQKEVVDRCPSQCMKWDGSKLSIKTADCVRCMHCINTMPRALHIGDERGASILVGAKAPVVDGAQMGSLLVPFVSCEAPYDDVKEVIEKIWDWWMEEGKNRERVGETMKRLSFQKLLEVTDTPAAAYHVKEPRSNPYIFFKEEEVPGGWNRDLAAYRKRHQR, from the coding sequence ATGGCGAAACATGCAACCCCCCTGTTGGACCAGCTGGAAAGCGGCCCCTGGCCGAGCTTTGTGTCCGACATCAAGCAGGAAGCGGCTGTTAGGGCCAAAAATCCTCGGGGTATCGACTATCAGATCCCTGTGGATTGCCCTGAAGACCTGCTGGGTGTGCTTGAACTTTCCTACAATGAAAAGGAAACCCACTGGAAGCACGGCGGTATCGTTGGCGTGTTCGGTTACGGCGGCGGCGTTATCGGCCGTTACTGCGACCAGCCCGAAATGTTCCCCGGCGTTGCTCACTTCCACACCATGCGTGTGGCCCAGCCTGCGGGCAAATTCTACAACACCAAGTTCCTGCGCGACCTTTGCGACATTTGGGACTTGCGCGGCTCCGGCCTGACCAACATGCACGGCTCCACCGGCGACATCGTGCTTCTTGGCACCCAGACGGCCCAGCTTGAAGAAATCTTCTTCGAACTGACCCACAACATGAACGTGGACCTTGGCGGCTCCGGCTCCAACCTGCGTACGCCCGAAGCCTGTCTTGGCCAGTCCCGCTGCGAATATGCCTGCTACAACACGCAGGACATGTGCTACCAGCTCACCATGGACTACCAGGACGAACTGCACCGTCCCGCCTTCCCCTACAAGTTCAAGTTCAAGTTCGACGGCTGCCCCAACGGCTGCGTGTGCGCCATGGCGCGCTCCGACTTCGCCGTGGTAGGCACCTGGAAGGACGACATCAAGATCGACCAGGAAGCCGTGAAGGCTTACGTGGCCGGTGAATTCGCTCCCAACGCCGGCGCTCACTCCGGCCGCGACTGGGGCAAGTTCGACCTGCAGAAAGAAGTGGTGGATCGCTGCCCCTCCCAGTGCATGAAGTGGGACGGCTCCAAGCTCTCCATCAAGACCGCTGACTGCGTGCGCTGCATGCACTGCATCAACACCATGCCCCGCGCCCTGCACATCGGTGACGAACGCGGCGCAAGCATCCTCGTGGGCGCCAAGGCCCCCGTGGTTGACGGCGCTCAGATGGGTTCGCTGCTCGTGCCCTTCGTCTCCTGTGAAGCCCCTTACGATGACGTCAAAGAAGTCATCGAAAAGATCTGGGACTGGTGGATGGAAGAAGGCAAGAACCGCGAACGCGTGGGCGAAACCATGAAGCGTCTGTCCTTCCAGAAACTGCTGGAAGTCACCGACACTCCTGCTGCCGCCTACCATGTCAAGGAACCCCGTTCCAACCCGTACATCTTCTTCAAGGAAGAAGAAGTGCCCGGCGGCTGGAACCGTGACCTTGCCGCTTACCGCAAACGCCATCAACGCTAG
- a CDS encoding class I SAM-dependent methyltransferase, with the protein MNTNGLLEHPASRTLLITLRIRSEEDSLPGGMFRDPGARKAVASLPPEVFSFPVNHMTRVGTAVRVRYFDDLTQAFLHANENPVVVQLGCGLDTRFWRTDSGTGVQINMDLPEVMRLRQELLPQTDARCLDWTGSILDRDWMRRLQQDYAGRSILFIAEGVLMYLRAAEVRSLLRDLADNFPGAHIAFDTAGSFVCKKMNKNSAVSKLNAEMTWGYDHDGSLDKWHPRLRRLDMAFYFNRFRQRWGLACLLHYFPPLGKASLMHHFAIAG; encoded by the coding sequence ATGAATACAAACGGGCTATTGGAGCATCCTGCGTCAAGAACTCTGCTCATTACTCTGCGCATCCGCTCGGAGGAGGATAGCCTGCCCGGCGGAATGTTCAGGGACCCCGGAGCGCGCAAGGCCGTGGCAAGCCTGCCGCCGGAGGTGTTCAGCTTTCCCGTGAACCACATGACGCGCGTGGGCACGGCTGTACGTGTACGCTACTTTGACGACCTGACCCAGGCCTTTTTGCATGCCAATGAAAATCCTGTGGTTGTGCAACTGGGCTGCGGTCTGGACACCCGTTTTTGGCGCACCGATTCCGGCACGGGCGTTCAGATCAACATGGATTTGCCGGAAGTGATGCGCCTGCGGCAGGAACTTCTGCCCCAGACCGACGCGCGCTGCCTTGACTGGACGGGCTCCATCCTTGACAGGGACTGGATGCGCAGGCTGCAGCAGGACTACGCGGGGCGCTCCATTCTGTTCATTGCGGAGGGCGTGCTCATGTATCTGCGCGCGGCGGAAGTGCGGTCGCTGCTCAGGGACCTGGCGGACAACTTTCCCGGAGCGCACATCGCTTTTGACACGGCGGGCAGCTTTGTATGCAAAAAAATGAATAAAAATTCTGCTGTCAGCAAACTCAACGCGGAGATGACCTGGGGCTATGACCATGACGGCAGCCTGGACAAATGGCACCCCCGCCTTCGCCGCCTGGATATGGCTTTTTATTTCAACAGATTCCGCCAGCGCTGGGGGCTGGCTTGCCTGCTGCATTATTTTCCTCCCCTGGGCAAAGCGTCCCTCATGCACCATTTTGCCATTGCGGGCTGA
- the prfA gene encoding peptide chain release factor 1 has protein sequence MFAKLEGLEKKYLELEEALAQPDVFNDQDHYRKLTKAHADLRDVVGLFRRYRTVSEELAEGKQLLHDADPEMRAMAQEEVQKAEQKLPELEHELKVMLLPSDPLDEKNTILEIRAGTGGEEAALFAADLFRMYTRYAELKGWKVELMSESPSESGGYKEIICLIAGDRVYSHLKYEAGTHRVQRVPATEAQGRIHTSAATVAVMPEAEEVDVEIRPDDLRIDIYRASGAGGQHVNKTESAVRITHIPTNTVVTCQDERSQHKNKARAMKVLASRILAAERERQSSELSADRKAQVGSGDRSERIRTYNFPQGRCTDHRINLTLYSLDRIMEGEIQSLVEALGTAAQAEALRAQATD, from the coding sequence ATGTTCGCCAAATTAGAAGGCCTGGAAAAAAAATATCTGGAGCTTGAGGAGGCCCTCGCCCAGCCCGATGTTTTTAACGACCAGGATCATTACCGCAAGCTGACCAAGGCCCACGCCGACCTGCGCGACGTGGTGGGCCTTTTTCGCCGTTACCGCACCGTGAGTGAAGAACTGGCCGAAGGCAAGCAGCTGCTGCATGACGCCGACCCGGAAATGCGCGCCATGGCCCAGGAAGAAGTGCAGAAGGCAGAGCAGAAACTGCCGGAACTGGAGCACGAACTCAAGGTCATGCTGCTGCCCTCCGACCCCCTTGATGAAAAAAATACCATCCTTGAAATCCGCGCCGGCACGGGCGGCGAAGAAGCGGCCCTTTTTGCCGCCGACCTCTTCCGCATGTATACGCGCTACGCCGAACTCAAGGGCTGGAAGGTGGAACTCATGAGCGAGTCCCCTTCCGAATCCGGGGGCTACAAGGAAATCATCTGCCTTATCGCCGGCGACCGCGTTTACAGCCATCTCAAGTATGAAGCGGGAACCCACCGCGTGCAGCGCGTGCCCGCCACCGAAGCGCAGGGGCGCATCCACACTTCCGCCGCCACCGTGGCCGTCATGCCCGAAGCCGAGGAAGTGGACGTTGAAATCCGCCCCGATGATCTGCGCATCGACATTTACCGCGCCTCTGGCGCGGGCGGCCAGCACGTCAACAAGACGGAATCGGCCGTGCGCATTACGCACATTCCCACCAATACCGTGGTCACCTGCCAGGACGAGCGCTCGCAGCACAAGAACAAGGCCCGCGCCATGAAGGTTCTCGCGTCGCGCATTCTGGCGGCCGAGCGCGAGCGCCAGAGTTCGGAACTGTCCGCAGACCGCAAGGCGCAGGTCGGCTCCGGCGACCGGTCGGAACGCATCCGTACCTACAATTTCCCGCAGGGCCGCTGCACCGACCACCGCATCAACCTGACCCTGTACTCTCTGGACAGGATTATGGAAGGCGAAATCCAGTCCCTGGTGGAAGCGCTGGGCACCGCAGCCCAGGCCGAGGCGCTCAGGGCCCAGGCTACTGATTAG